The following proteins come from a genomic window of Nostoc sp. TCL26-01:
- a CDS encoding sulfite exporter TauE/SafE family protein — protein sequence MLDLSLMIILGFLGSFGHCFGMCGPLTVAFSLSHQNPTPHQDDLRQIPPQTTSPTWQQQLKFHFLLNLGRMLSYALVGAGIGALGSVLLQSGQLAGVGSDFRRMMAIITGVMLIWFGLGQLTPDLIPRLPVLHPLLKSNLHNRLSTGMIKLSLQKRWWTPMLLGMTWGLMPCGFLYAAQIKAAETGNLWIGTATMLAFGLGTLPTMLGVGVSTSLVSQDQRSQLFRLGGWITLIIGTITLLRTGDTMVDYTGHAALLCLILALIARPISKICPSLLRYRRVLGVGAFVLSVVHTTHMIEHSLGWNFAAFWFLPPEFQLAIAAGAVALILMTPAAFTSWDSLQKSLGKYWRQIHLLSVPALLLSAIHAVLIGSHYLGSLQLTWANKLATLLLGIITLAILLLRSKFLWSKLAPEKFYVPPRK from the coding sequence ATGCTAGATTTATCACTTATGATCATCCTGGGGTTTTTGGGCAGTTTTGGGCATTGCTTCGGAATGTGCGGCCCCTTGACAGTAGCATTTTCCCTGTCTCATCAAAATCCAACTCCTCACCAAGATGATTTGAGACAGATACCACCCCAAACAACCTCTCCGACTTGGCAACAGCAATTAAAGTTTCATTTTTTGCTCAACTTGGGAAGGATGTTGAGTTATGCCCTTGTAGGTGCAGGAATTGGGGCGCTGGGTTCTGTGCTATTACAAAGTGGACAATTGGCGGGTGTGGGTAGTGATTTCCGGCGGATGATGGCAATTATTACTGGTGTGATGTTGATTTGGTTTGGCTTGGGACAATTAACGCCAGATTTAATCCCACGTTTGCCAGTATTACATCCTCTACTCAAAAGCAATTTACATAATCGCCTAAGTACGGGAATGATCAAACTTTCCTTACAAAAGCGTTGGTGGACACCGATGCTTTTGGGTATGACATGGGGTTTAATGCCTTGTGGTTTTTTATACGCTGCTCAAATTAAAGCGGCGGAGACTGGTAACTTATGGATAGGCACAGCGACTATGCTGGCTTTTGGTTTGGGAACTCTACCCACTATGCTAGGTGTAGGTGTATCCACTTCTTTAGTAAGTCAAGATCAACGTAGTCAGTTGTTTCGTTTAGGTGGTTGGATTACCCTCATCATTGGCACAATCACCTTGCTACGCACTGGTGACACAATGGTAGATTACACCGGACACGCAGCATTGCTGTGTTTAATTCTGGCATTGATTGCCCGTCCCATCAGTAAAATATGCCCATCTCTGCTGCGTTATCGTCGTGTTTTGGGGGTTGGGGCATTTGTATTGTCTGTAGTGCATACCACCCACATGATTGAACATTCATTAGGGTGGAATTTTGCGGCTTTTTGGTTTTTACCACCAGAATTTCAATTGGCGATCGCTGCCGGTGCTGTAGCATTAATATTAATGACCCCCGCCGCTTTCACAAGTTGGGACTCATTACAAAAATCTTTAGGTAAATACTGGCGGCAAATTCATTTGTTAAGCGTCCCAGCTTTGTTGTTAAGTGCAATTCATGCGGTGTTGATTGGCTCTCATTACTTGGGTTCCCTACAATTAACTTGGGCAAATAAATTAGCAACACTTCTCTTAGGAATTATCACCCTCGCTATATTGCTGCTGCGTTCAAAATTTTTGTGGTCAAAGTTAGCCCCAGAAAAATTTTATGTGCCTCCGAGGAAGTAG
- a CDS encoding HEAT repeat domain-containing protein, which yields MSVSQLQEIADQLESPNLRDRMVALASLRNIPAEDAVPLIKKVLNDESLQLRSMAIFALGIKQTTECYSILVKILENDPDYGIRADAAGALGYLGDVRAFEVLSRAFYEDTDWLVRFSAAVSLGNLKDPRAHQILIQALESKEIVLQQAAISALGEIQDIESVDSLLRFAQSDDWLVRQRLAESLGNLPTPKSVSALKYLEKDSHPNVAEAARIGLKRLEEMEQK from the coding sequence ATGAGTGTTTCACAATTACAGGAAATTGCTGATCAGTTAGAAAGTCCAAATTTGCGCGATCGCATGGTAGCCCTTGCTAGTTTGCGAAATATACCAGCTGAGGATGCTGTACCTTTGATTAAAAAGGTGTTGAATGATGAATCGTTGCAACTGCGATCGATGGCTATATTTGCTCTAGGCATCAAACAAACAACAGAATGTTACTCAATTTTGGTTAAAATTCTGGAAAATGACCCGGATTATGGCATTCGTGCTGATGCTGCTGGTGCTTTGGGCTATTTAGGTGATGTTAGAGCTTTTGAAGTGCTTTCACGAGCTTTTTATGAAGATACCGATTGGCTAGTCCGCTTTAGCGCGGCTGTTTCTTTAGGTAATCTTAAAGATCCACGGGCCCATCAAATTTTGATTCAGGCATTAGAGAGTAAAGAAATAGTGTTGCAACAAGCTGCCATTTCAGCTTTAGGCGAAATTCAAGATATCGAGTCTGTCGATAGTCTCTTGCGCTTTGCCCAATCAGATGATTGGTTAGTTAGACAAAGGCTAGCAGAATCCTTGGGTAATCTGCCAACTCCCAAGAGTGTATCAGCATTGAAATACTTGGAAAAAGATAGTCATCCCAATGTAGCGGAAGCAGCTAGGATTGGTCTAAAGAGACTTGAGGAAATGGAGCAAAAGTAA
- a CDS encoding styrene monooxygenase/indole monooxygenase family protein, whose protein sequence is MRRIAIIGAGQAGLHLAVNLVDAGYGVTLFSDRTPEAILNGKPGGMPVLFPNSMQLEERLNFWQEEFPGSDVFRSEVLDPEGNLALTVSYPLEQPWQAVDQRLKFFTWMQEFVKIGGELVVQKMTLADLEECAKNYDLVLVSSGRGSFANLFARDAQKSTHDKPKRHITSIIVTGLQGDPVDLRASQMTVIPEVGEIIQMPFYAKGKFSAHVIAFEACPGGKMDQFSQIQSGQEVLEMSKTVIQQLKPWHYEFVKNMELADEQAWINGAITPTVRHPIGRLPSGAIVMGIGDAVILQDPLTGQGANSATKMAHLVKQQIIEHGNQRFDESWMQRVFDEFWNYAQYTYAFTDCLLSPPDYLQDIMMAMAENPEITRDYLNGLNHPPSLSSWFFDAESAKEYLAQKKASVEADNLNIRVGCVTAV, encoded by the coding sequence ATGCGACGAATTGCCATTATCGGAGCAGGTCAAGCAGGACTGCACTTAGCTGTTAATCTAGTTGATGCAGGTTATGGAGTGACCTTGTTTAGCGATCGCACTCCAGAAGCGATCCTCAATGGTAAACCAGGAGGAATGCCAGTACTGTTTCCTAATTCAATGCAACTTGAAGAAAGGCTAAATTTTTGGCAAGAGGAATTTCCCGGTAGCGATGTCTTCCGCAGCGAAGTGTTAGACCCAGAAGGAAACCTGGCCTTAACTGTATCTTATCCCTTAGAACAGCCTTGGCAAGCTGTAGATCAACGATTAAAATTCTTTACCTGGATGCAAGAGTTTGTCAAAATTGGTGGTGAACTTGTCGTTCAGAAAATGACGCTTGCTGATTTAGAAGAATGTGCTAAAAACTATGATTTAGTTTTAGTTTCTAGTGGTCGAGGTTCCTTCGCAAATTTGTTTGCACGAGACGCACAAAAATCTACACATGACAAACCAAAGCGCCATATCACATCAATAATTGTCACAGGATTGCAAGGTGATCCAGTTGATTTACGTGCTAGTCAAATGACTGTCATACCTGAAGTTGGCGAAATAATTCAGATGCCATTCTATGCTAAGGGTAAATTTTCTGCTCACGTAATTGCCTTTGAAGCTTGTCCTGGTGGGAAAATGGATCAATTTTCTCAGATCCAAAGTGGTCAAGAAGTCTTAGAGATGAGCAAAACAGTCATCCAGCAGTTAAAACCTTGGCATTATGAATTTGTCAAAAATATGGAATTAGCAGATGAGCAAGCATGGATAAATGGCGCAATTACACCAACAGTTCGCCACCCCATCGGACGCTTACCTTCAGGTGCAATTGTTATGGGTATAGGTGATGCTGTAATCCTACAAGATCCTCTGACAGGTCAAGGAGCAAATAGCGCTACAAAAATGGCTCATTTAGTGAAGCAACAAATTATTGAACATGGCAACCAACGCTTTGATGAGTCATGGATGCAAAGAGTATTTGATGAGTTTTGGAATTATGCTCAGTACACCTATGCTTTCACTGATTGCTTATTGTCACCCCCAGATTATCTCCAAGATATTATGATGGCGATGGCTGAAAATCCAGAAATTACTAGAGATTACTTAAACGGTCTTAACCATCCCCCAAGCTTGTCTTCGTGGTTTTTTGATGCTGAAAGTGCCAAGGAATATTTAGCACAAAAGAAAGCCAGTGTTGAGGCTGATAATCTAAATATTAGGGTAGGGTGTGTTACGGCTGTGTAA
- a CDS encoding M28 family peptidase, translating to MKKWIWLILLVLVVVVIVGSRGSAFFEQSPLPETVVSTPVTTPQPQPTQQEVSHDLQVSVDNLLGHIQKLNFQRYTNVERSHTRTYIINELRKFGWTPKLEKFADGVNVFAQRQGTDNTADAILIGAHYDTVAASPGADDNASGVAVLLEIARLFASHPTPRTLQLAFFDKEEAGLIGSKAFVTKTKRLQNLQGVIILDMVGYACYIPGCQKYPTALPVTPPSDKGDFLVAVGDTEHLPLLKAFENTHHQNLPTILTLPIPLKGILTPDTLRSDHASFWYQGVGAVLVTDTANLRTPHYHQPSDTPANIERSFFAGSAQIVVNAVNFLANRQ from the coding sequence ATGAAAAAATGGATTTGGTTGATACTGTTGGTATTAGTGGTAGTTGTAATTGTCGGTAGTAGGGGTAGTGCTTTTTTTGAGCAAAGTCCCTTACCGGAAACTGTTGTCAGTACACCAGTGACGACACCCCAACCACAACCAACGCAGCAAGAAGTCAGTCATGATTTACAAGTGTCTGTCGATAATTTATTAGGGCATATTCAAAAGTTAAATTTTCAGCGTTATACAAATGTGGAGCGATCGCACACTCGAACGTATATCATTAACGAACTACGTAAATTTGGTTGGACACCAAAGTTAGAAAAATTTGCTGATGGAGTCAATGTCTTCGCCCAACGTCAGGGAACTGACAACACAGCCGATGCAATCTTGATAGGCGCTCATTATGACACAGTAGCTGCTTCCCCTGGTGCAGATGATAACGCTAGTGGTGTGGCTGTCTTACTAGAAATTGCCCGACTTTTTGCCTCCCATCCCACACCCCGGACTTTACAATTAGCTTTTTTTGACAAAGAAGAAGCAGGATTAATCGGGAGTAAAGCTTTTGTCACCAAAACCAAACGCTTACAAAATCTCCAAGGCGTGATAATTTTAGACATGGTTGGTTATGCTTGCTATATTCCTGGCTGTCAAAAATACCCCACAGCATTACCTGTTACACCCCCCAGCGACAAAGGTGATTTTTTAGTAGCTGTAGGTGATACCGAACATTTGCCTTTACTCAAAGCCTTTGAAAATACCCATCACCAAAATCTCCCCACCATCCTCACCCTACCAATTCCTTTAAAAGGTATACTTACCCCTGATACACTCCGCAGCGATCATGCGTCATTCTGGTATCAAGGCGTGGGTGCAGTTTTAGTCACCGATACAGCCAACCTCCGCACCCCCCACTACCACCAACCCAGTGATACACCAGCAAATATCGAGCGATCGTTTTTCGCTGGTTCTGCTCAAATAGTAGTTAATGCTGTAAATTTTTTGGCTAATAGGCAATAG
- the glnA gene encoding type I glutamate--ammonia ligase: MTTPQEVLKLIQDQKIELIDLKFIDTVGTWQHLTVYHNQIDESSFSDGVPFDGSSIRGWKAINESDMTMVLDPNTAWIDPFMEVPTLSLTCSIKEPRTGEWYNRCPRVIAQKAIDYLVSTGIGDTAFFGPEAEFFIFDSARFAQTANEGYYFLDSVEGSWNSGRDEGPNLGYKPRFKEGYFPVSPTDSFQDIRTEMLLTMAKCGVPIEKHHHEVATGGQCELGFRFGKLIEAADWLMIYKYVIKNVAKKYGKTVTFMPKPIFGDNGSGMHCHQSIWKDGQPLFAGDQYAGLSEMGLYYIGGILKHAPALLAITNPSTNSYKRLVPGYEAPVNLAYSQGNRSASVRIPLSGTNPKAKRLEFRCPDATSNPYLAFAAMLCAGIDGIKNKIHPGEPLDKNIYELSPEELAKVPSTPGSLELALEALENDHAFLTGSGVFTEDFIQNWIDYKLANEVKQLQLRPHPYEFYIYYDA; the protein is encoded by the coding sequence ATGACAACCCCCCAAGAAGTGTTGAAGCTGATTCAAGATCAGAAAATTGAGCTTATTGACCTAAAATTCATCGATACAGTCGGTACTTGGCAACACCTCACCGTGTACCACAATCAAATCGATGAAAGCTCATTTTCTGATGGCGTACCTTTTGATGGTTCCAGCATCCGGGGTTGGAAAGCAATCAACGAATCCGACATGACAATGGTTCTCGATCCCAACACTGCCTGGATCGACCCATTCATGGAAGTGCCAACGCTGAGTCTAACTTGTAGCATCAAAGAACCTCGTACAGGAGAATGGTACAACCGTTGTCCACGAGTCATTGCTCAAAAAGCGATCGACTACTTAGTTTCTACCGGCATCGGTGATACAGCTTTCTTTGGCCCTGAAGCTGAATTTTTCATCTTTGACAGCGCCCGCTTTGCCCAAACCGCCAACGAAGGCTACTATTTCTTAGACTCTGTAGAAGGTAGCTGGAACTCTGGTAGAGATGAAGGCCCCAACCTGGGTTACAAACCACGCTTCAAAGAGGGTTATTTCCCAGTTTCCCCCACGGATTCTTTCCAAGACATCCGGACAGAAATGCTGTTAACAATGGCAAAATGTGGCGTACCCATCGAAAAGCATCACCATGAAGTTGCGACCGGTGGACAGTGCGAACTCGGTTTCCGCTTTGGTAAATTGATCGAAGCGGCTGACTGGTTGATGATTTACAAATACGTCATCAAGAACGTTGCTAAAAAATACGGCAAAACCGTCACCTTCATGCCAAAACCAATTTTTGGCGATAACGGTTCCGGTATGCACTGTCACCAATCTATCTGGAAGGATGGTCAACCCCTGTTCGCCGGTGATCAGTATGCTGGTTTGAGTGAAATGGGCTTGTACTACATTGGTGGTATCCTCAAACACGCACCAGCACTCTTGGCTATTACCAACCCCAGCACCAACTCTTACAAACGCCTAGTTCCTGGTTATGAAGCACCAGTTAACTTAGCTTATTCTCAAGGTAATCGTTCTGCTTCTGTGCGGATTCCTCTGTCTGGTACTAACCCCAAAGCCAAGCGTTTAGAGTTCCGTTGTCCAGATGCTACCTCTAACCCATACTTGGCATTTGCTGCCATGCTGTGTGCTGGTATTGATGGTATTAAGAACAAAATCCATCCTGGTGAACCCTTAGATAAAAATATCTATGAACTCTCTCCAGAAGAATTAGCCAAAGTTCCTTCTACACCCGGTTCTCTGGAACTAGCATTGGAAGCACTAGAAAACGATCACGCTTTCTTAACAGGATCAGGAGTCTTTACTGAAGACTTTATCCAAAACTGGATTGATTACAAACTAGCTAACGAAGTTAAACAGTTGCAACTCCGTCCTCATCCCTATGAGTTCTACATCTACTACGATGCTTAA
- the galE gene encoding UDP-glucose 4-epimerase GalE, translating to MSPEKPSILVTGGAGYIGSHTVLALKQAGYDVVILDNLVYGHRDLVEKVLQVELVVGDTGDRPLLDDLFTSRHFDAVMHFSAYAYVGESVSDPAKYYRNNVLGTLTLLEAMLAASVKKFVFSSTCATYGVPTVVPIPEDHPQNPINPYGATKLMVERILSDFDVAYDFKSVRFRYFNAAGANPNGLLGEDHNPETHLIPLVLMTALGKRQAISIFGTDYPTPDGTCIRDYIHVNDLADAHVLGLEYLLKGGDSEVFNLGNGQGFSVREVITAAEKVTGLTIPVEESDRRPGDPPSLIGSGEKARKILGWQPQYADIKDIVTHAWQWHQQRHK from the coding sequence ATGTCACCCGAAAAGCCCAGTATTTTAGTCACAGGGGGAGCAGGATATATTGGTTCGCACACTGTACTTGCTCTCAAACAAGCAGGTTACGACGTGGTGATACTAGATAACTTAGTCTATGGGCATCGTGACCTAGTAGAAAAGGTTTTGCAAGTAGAACTGGTGGTAGGTGACACAGGCGATCGCCCTTTGTTAGATGATTTATTTACATCTCGTCATTTTGATGCCGTCATGCACTTTTCCGCTTATGCTTATGTAGGCGAATCTGTATCTGACCCTGCTAAATACTACCGCAACAACGTTTTAGGGACTTTAACCCTGTTGGAAGCAATGTTGGCAGCATCTGTAAAGAAATTTGTCTTTTCTTCCACTTGTGCCACCTATGGTGTACCAACAGTTGTTCCCATTCCCGAAGATCATCCCCAAAACCCGATTAATCCCTATGGGGCGACAAAGTTAATGGTGGAAAGGATTCTGTCTGATTTTGATGTAGCTTACGATTTCAAATCAGTCCGTTTCCGTTATTTTAATGCGGCTGGTGCTAATCCCAACGGTTTATTAGGGGAAGATCACAACCCTGAAACCCATCTCATCCCCTTGGTACTAATGACAGCTTTAGGTAAACGCCAAGCCATCTCCATTTTCGGCACTGACTACCCCACACCTGACGGAACTTGTATTCGAGATTATATTCACGTCAATGATTTAGCCGATGCTCACGTTTTGGGCTTGGAATATCTACTCAAGGGTGGCGATAGTGAAGTATTTAACTTAGGTAACGGCCAAGGCTTCTCCGTCAGAGAGGTAATTACAGCAGCCGAAAAAGTGACTGGATTAACTATACCAGTAGAAGAAAGCGATCGCCGTCCTGGAGATCCCCCCAGTTTAATTGGTAGTGGCGAAAAAGCCAGAAAAATTCTCGGCTGGCAACCCCAATATGCCGATATCAAAGACATTGTGACTCACGCCTGGCAATGGCATCAACAGCGACATAAGTAA
- a CDS encoding ABC transporter ATP-binding protein, whose product MAQSRRIAKLAAYLLPHWREAALGILALLSVNGLGVYIPWLIRACLDKLSTSFNWNQILHYVVIIILLSSAMLMIRMASRIWLFGVGRQVEFDLKQRIFEHLLKLEPAYFATNSIGDLISRATSDVENVRRLVGFAVLSFANTFFAYALTLPAMLTISVNLTLSALAVYPLMFVLVNLFSNRLRQQQAVVQEQLSDISGLIQEDISGIALIKIYAQEENERRAFAQQNQQLLTANLELAKSRNTLFPIIGGLASLSSLVIIWLGTGQIADGTLAVGDFLALLIYIERLVFPTALLGFTISAYQRGEVSIDRLEAIFSVTAKIRDADDVIHLPVNEVKGELTAKNLSYTYPDSANPALDEVNFTIKPGETVAIVGAIGSGKSTLANALPRLLEIQPGQLFLDGLDITSIALTDLRGAIAYVPQDSFLFSTTIKNNIRYSDPNSQYENVEYVAKLAQIHPEIINFPQQYETLVGERGITLSGGQRQRTALARAMLVHAPVLILDDALSSVDNQTATQILNNLSGGTARKTVIFITHQLSAAAVADRIFVMDKGKIVQIGNHLQLVQKDGLYRNLWSQHQVEELLR is encoded by the coding sequence ATGGCACAATCTCGAAGAATTGCTAAACTGGCTGCTTACCTGCTTCCCCATTGGCGAGAGGCGGCGTTGGGCATTTTGGCTTTGTTGTCGGTGAATGGGCTGGGTGTCTATATTCCCTGGTTGATTCGCGCTTGTCTTGATAAACTGTCTACGAGCTTTAACTGGAACCAAATACTACACTATGTAGTAATTATTATTTTACTCAGTTCTGCGATGTTGATGATCCGCATGGCTTCGCGGATTTGGTTGTTTGGTGTGGGGAGACAGGTAGAATTTGATCTCAAGCAACGGATTTTTGAACATCTCCTCAAACTAGAGCCTGCTTACTTTGCTACCAACTCCATCGGTGATTTGATTAGTAGAGCTACTAGTGATGTAGAGAATGTCAGGCGGTTAGTGGGTTTTGCTGTCTTAAGTTTTGCCAATACCTTTTTTGCCTATGCTCTAACTCTACCAGCCATGCTGACAATTAGTGTGAATTTGACACTATCGGCTTTGGCTGTGTATCCTTTGATGTTTGTGTTGGTGAATTTGTTTAGTAATCGGTTACGCCAACAACAAGCAGTAGTACAAGAACAACTCTCTGATATCAGTGGGCTAATTCAAGAAGATATTAGCGGTATTGCTTTAATTAAAATTTACGCCCAAGAAGAAAATGAGCGTCGAGCTTTTGCTCAACAAAATCAGCAGCTTTTGACGGCTAACTTGGAATTAGCCAAAAGTCGCAATACTCTATTTCCTATCATCGGGGGTTTGGCAAGTCTCAGTTCACTGGTAATTATCTGGCTAGGAACAGGACAAATTGCAGATGGAACATTAGCTGTGGGTGATTTTTTAGCGCTGTTGATATACATTGAGCGTCTAGTTTTTCCTACGGCTTTGTTGGGTTTCACCATCTCAGCTTACCAGCGAGGTGAGGTGAGTATAGATCGTTTAGAAGCTATCTTTAGTGTCACAGCTAAAATTCGAGATGCTGATGATGTGATACATCTCCCAGTCAATGAAGTGAAAGGGGAATTAACTGCCAAAAATCTCAGTTATACTTACCCTGACTCGGCTAACCCAGCTTTAGATGAGGTTAATTTTACAATTAAGCCTGGGGAAACAGTAGCAATTGTGGGTGCTATCGGTTCTGGTAAGTCAACTTTAGCTAATGCTTTACCCAGATTATTAGAAATTCAGCCAGGACAGTTGTTTCTCGATGGGCTAGATATTACTAGTATAGCTTTGACCGATTTACGCGGTGCGATCGCCTACGTCCCTCAAGATAGTTTTTTGTTTAGTACCACTATTAAAAATAATATCCGCTACAGCGACCCCAATAGTCAATATGAAAATGTCGAGTATGTAGCTAAATTAGCGCAAATTCACCCAGAAATTATTAACTTTCCTCAGCAATATGAAACTCTCGTCGGTGAACGCGGTATTACCCTATCTGGTGGGCAAAGGCAGCGTACAGCTTTAGCTAGGGCTATGCTTGTCCATGCCCCCGTTTTAATCTTGGATGATGCCCTTTCCAGTGTAGATAATCAAACAGCTACACAAATCCTCAACAACCTCTCCGGTGGTACAGCACGCAAGACAGTAATTTTTATCACCCATCAACTTTCGGCGGCGGCAGTGGCTGATAGAATTTTTGTTATGGATAAAGGGAAAATTGTCCAGATTGGCAACCATCTCCAACTAGTCCAGAAAGATGGTCTTTACAGAAACTTATGGAGCCAGCACCAAGTAGAAGAACTACTCCGTTAG
- a CDS encoding HupE/UreJ family protein — MLTTSKAVRYIGAIAALILISLLSSVNGLSLQHSISNFGDGFLWGVADPVLHFDSLVNTLAIGYIASGMMQAAFITGSLIVATVLGGLMSLSHMNLPGAEIAIAVASLVLSILLVTPNRPHWFILAVLGAIAGLSLGYLDSQSIIQVGGISQFTYLLGMVLSLYAVVTSAKKIGQAMNQETMSSVYRFVGLAILGISIVCLGNVIG; from the coding sequence ATGTTGACCACATCAAAAGCTGTTCGTTACATTGGAGCGATCGCTGCTCTTATATTAATTAGTTTGTTAAGTTCTGTAAATGGATTATCACTGCAACATTCTATCTCTAACTTTGGAGATGGTTTCTTGTGGGGAGTAGCAGATCCAGTGCTTCACTTTGATAGTTTAGTCAATACCTTAGCTATTGGCTACATCGCATCTGGTATGATGCAAGCGGCATTCATCACTGGCTCGTTGATTGTTGCCACAGTTTTGGGTGGGCTGATGTCTTTATCACACATGAATCTACCCGGTGCAGAAATAGCTATTGCTGTTGCCAGTCTTGTGTTGAGTATTTTGTTGGTTACACCCAACCGTCCTCACTGGTTTATTTTAGCCGTATTAGGAGCGATCGCTGGTTTATCTCTCGGCTACCTTGATAGTCAATCAATTATTCAGGTGGGCGGAATATCGCAATTTACCTACTTGCTAGGTATGGTTTTATCTCTGTATGCAGTTGTGACTAGTGCCAAAAAAATTGGTCAAGCGATGAATCAGGAAACCATGTCTAGCGTATACCGGTTTGTCGGGTTAGCCATACTTGGTATCAGTATTGTATGTTTAGGCAACGTCATCGGCTAA
- the apcB gene encoding allophycocyanin subunit beta, with protein sequence MRDAVTSLIKNYDVAGRYFDRNALDTLKSYFESGTSRVQAAAAINSNAAALVKQAGAKLFEELPELIRPGGNAYTTRRYAACLRDMDYYLRYATYALVAGNTDVLNERVLQGLRETYNSLGVPIGPTVRGVQILKDLVKDQVAGAGVTNTAFVDEPFDHITRELSEQDI encoded by the coding sequence ATGCGCGATGCAGTAACAAGCTTAATTAAGAATTATGACGTGGCTGGTCGGTATTTTGACCGGAATGCGCTCGATACCCTCAAATCTTATTTTGAAAGTGGTACGTCTCGTGTACAAGCCGCAGCAGCAATCAACTCCAATGCCGCAGCCCTTGTCAAGCAAGCAGGTGCTAAGTTGTTTGAAGAACTACCAGAGTTGATTCGTCCCGGTGGCAATGCCTACACTACTCGTCGTTATGCAGCTTGTTTACGGGATATGGACTATTACCTGCGCTACGCTACTTATGCGCTGGTGGCTGGCAACACAGATGTTCTCAATGAGCGTGTGCTGCAAGGGTTAAGAGAAACTTATAATTCTTTGGGTGTACCCATTGGCCCAACTGTGCGTGGTGTACAAATTCTCAAGGATTTGGTTAAGGATCAAGTCGCAGGTGCAGGTGTTACCAACACTGCTTTTGTGGATGAACCATTTGACCATATTACTCGTGAGTTAAGCGAGCAGGATATCTAG